A portion of the Ferrimonas lipolytica genome contains these proteins:
- a CDS encoding DUF3718 domain-containing protein — MKALLLGAIMALGCSTMAVAETRSIVAADDSMETRVCVQAATIPMRRFSKALRHNRLDYKIIGKHLRCNNEAVATFAARYNSDDRVANRLARYSNEEVRTKVKITELASLSGTLVISAN; from the coding sequence ATGAAAGCTCTTCTACTCGGCGCAATAATGGCATTGGGTTGCAGCACCATGGCAGTAGCAGAAACCCGGTCTATAGTGGCAGCTGACGATTCCATGGAAACCCGAGTCTGCGTGCAAGCAGCAACGATTCCGATGCGTCGTTTTTCCAAAGCACTGCGCCACAACCGCTTAGATTACAAGATTATTGGCAAACATCTACGCTGTAACAACGAAGCGGTAGCCACCTTCGCTGCACGCTATAACTCAGACGACAGGGTCGCCAATCGATTGGCTCGGTATAGTAATGAAGAAGTTCGAACCAAGGTAAAGATCACCGAGTTAGCGAGCCTGAGTGGTACACTGGTTATATCCGCTAACTAA
- the iscR gene encoding Fe-S cluster assembly transcriptional regulator IscR: protein MRLTSKGRYAVTAILDVALHTLNGPVPLADISERQGISLSYLEQLFAKLRKQGLVSSVRGPGGGYLLGKEAAEISVAMVVHAVDESVDATRCSGKANCQSGARCLTHSLWGDLSDRIASFLDGISLADLMDDHQVKVVSLRQEEAQVRNQARA, encoded by the coding sequence ATGCGACTTACTTCAAAAGGCCGCTATGCGGTAACAGCCATTCTGGATGTAGCACTTCATACATTAAATGGCCCGGTACCGTTAGCGGATATATCAGAACGTCAGGGGATCTCTCTGTCCTATTTGGAACAGTTATTTGCCAAACTGCGTAAACAGGGCTTGGTATCTAGCGTCCGCGGCCCAGGTGGTGGTTATCTGCTTGGTAAAGAGGCCGCCGAGATCTCTGTTGCAATGGTAGTTCACGCAGTGGACGAATCCGTTGATGCAACTCGCTGCAGCGGCAAAGCCAATTGCCAAAGCGGTGCTCGTTGCTTAACCCACTCACTGTGGGGCGATTTGAGTGATCGTATTGCCAGTTTTCTTGATGGCATTAGCCTCGCTGATCTTATGGACGACCACCAAGTTAAGGTCGTCAGTCTGCGTCAAGAAGAGGCTCAAGTCCGGAATCAAGCTCGCGCCTGA
- the trmJ gene encoding tRNA (cytosine(32)/uridine(32)-2'-O)-methyltransferase TrmJ produces MLGNIRIVLVGTSHPGNIGSAARAMKTMGLSQLYLAAPRTEVDGKSTALAAGAGDVLDSLVVTDDLQSAIADCSLVIGTSARSRTHSWPMLDARQAGRKLAQQSEQGPVALVFGRENHGLNNEELQMCHFHVCIPANPEYSSLNLAQAVQLISYETRMAQLELEESPAEEEEVDYPDSAQMEGFYQHLEKVLLFTGFINQAHPGQIITKLRRLFNRARPEQIEMNILRGILTSIERVDSTNRNRD; encoded by the coding sequence ATGCTTGGCAACATCCGCATTGTTTTAGTGGGCACCTCCCACCCCGGTAATATTGGCTCCGCTGCGCGAGCGATGAAAACCATGGGGTTGTCGCAACTCTATTTAGCGGCGCCGCGCACTGAAGTTGATGGTAAATCGACAGCACTGGCGGCAGGGGCAGGGGATGTACTGGACAGTTTGGTGGTTACCGACGATTTGCAAAGTGCCATTGCTGATTGCAGCCTAGTTATTGGCACTAGTGCCCGCAGTCGTACCCACAGTTGGCCCATGCTGGATGCACGTCAGGCTGGTCGAAAGCTGGCTCAGCAATCTGAACAGGGTCCAGTAGCGTTAGTATTTGGTCGTGAAAATCACGGTCTAAATAATGAAGAGTTGCAGATGTGTCACTTTCACGTATGCATCCCAGCCAACCCTGAATACAGCTCGCTCAACTTGGCGCAGGCTGTGCAGTTAATCAGCTACGAAACGCGCATGGCGCAGTTGGAGCTAGAGGAAAGCCCCGCAGAGGAAGAGGAAGTCGATTACCCCGATTCAGCACAGATGGAAGGCTTTTACCAACATCTTGAAAAAGTGTTGCTATTTACAGGCTTTATTAATCAAGCACATCCTGGACAAATCATTACAAAATTACGCCGGTTATTTAACCGCGCTCGACCAGAGCAGATCGAGATGAATATCCTTCGTGGCATTTTGACCTCAATAGAGCGAGTCGATAGCACTAATCGCAATCGTGACTAG
- the suhB gene encoding inositol-1-monophosphatase, giving the protein MHPMLNIAIRAARNAGNVITRAYEDFDKVEAEQKGLNDYVSNVDRDAERAIIAAIRKAYPDHTVIGEESGTDIGENDSYKWIIDPLDGTSNFLKRIPHFSVSVALQVNGKTEVGVVYDPMTNELFSASRGQGAQLNSQRIRVANQRELTGTLLGTGFPFKARQHTDTYMTIFGELFNDVADMRRAGSAALDLAYVACGRLDGFFEIGLKPWDFAAGELLVREAGGIVTDFTGGHKHITSGNIVAGGPKVTAGIVTKMRPHLSDALK; this is encoded by the coding sequence ATGCATCCGATGCTGAACATCGCCATTCGCGCTGCGCGTAATGCAGGTAACGTGATCACACGTGCCTATGAAGATTTCGACAAAGTTGAAGCTGAACAAAAAGGCTTGAACGATTATGTAAGTAACGTAGACCGTGACGCCGAACGCGCCATCATCGCTGCGATCCGTAAAGCGTATCCAGATCACACCGTTATTGGTGAAGAGTCTGGTACTGACATCGGTGAAAACGATTCATACAAATGGATTATCGACCCTCTGGATGGCACCTCTAACTTCCTGAAGCGTATTCCACACTTTTCTGTATCCGTTGCCTTACAGGTAAACGGCAAGACAGAGGTTGGCGTTGTTTACGACCCGATGACCAACGAGCTGTTCTCGGCATCTCGTGGCCAAGGCGCACAGCTGAACAGCCAACGTATCCGTGTTGCTAACCAACGTGAGTTAACCGGCACGCTGCTGGGTACTGGTTTCCCGTTCAAGGCTCGTCAGCACACTGACACCTACATGACTATTTTTGGCGAACTGTTTAACGACGTTGCTGATATGCGTCGTGCTGGTTCTGCTGCATTGGATCTGGCTTACGTAGCCTGTGGTCGTTTGGACGGTTTCTTCGAAATCGGCCTTAAGCCATGGGATTTCGCCGCCGGCGAATTGCTGGTTCGCGAAGCGGGTGGCATCGTTACCGACTTTACCGGTGGCCATAAGCACATCACCTCTGGCAACATTGTTGCCGGTGGTCCAAAGGTTACTGCAGGTATCGTTACCAAGATGCGTCCACACTTAAGTGATGCACTGAAGTAA